A segment of the Desulfitobacterium dehalogenans ATCC 51507 genome:
TTATAACTCGGTAAGGAGAAGAGACTCCTTACGGAGCAAGAAACAACGTAAACATGAGATCGGGGAATACAAGCTTGAAGTGGAGCTTACTCATTTGCCAAGATGCTTTCGTCGTCTGAGCAATCTCCTGTTAAAAACAAAGGGTGGCTTTCAGCAGATTGATCACCTTCTGATATCTCCTTATGGAATCTTTCTCTTGGAGGTCAATAATTTGTCGGGGCTGATTGTAGGGGAAGAAGAGGACCCCAAGTGGTATCAGTCGATTACCTGGAGGGTGAAACCTTTCCCTAATCCTATTCTGGAGAATCAGGTCCGAATTAAAGTGCTGCAAGAGTTGGCGGGGCTTGATGAAACAATCCCGGTCTTTTCTTATGTGACCTTTAACCGGCGTTGTAACCTGAAGGTTTTTTCAAGTGTGGTCTTTTATGATATTGATCTTCTGGCCTCAATCATTAAACTGACCCAGAATCAGCCTGTCGTACTCTGTGATGAGGAAATTCTGCAGATTATAGAGAGGATTGAAAAAATCAATGTGACGGAGCTGGGGATTCGCAATGAGTATGCTGCACGCCAGCGTAGAGAAAGAATGCAGCATAGACCGAAGTATGGGGATATTCGTTGCAGTATTTGCCAAAAGGCTGTAAACGAACGAATGGCCCGATATTGTCTGAATCGTCCTGAGAAATTTGCTTGGAAAATCTATTGCGAAAAACACCAAAGGGAAATGACCAGGGTAGTAAGACGGGAATACACTCAACGTGAAGAATATGAGGAGATCGGAAATGGTAAGGGGAGAGAAAGACATGATACATACGTTAAGACTGGAGACCCAAAAAAGGAATCAATGGATTGATATTACTTTTTTAATAGAAGGATTTTTGCAGAACTCCCAGATTAAGGATGGCGCAGCGATTATCTATTGTCCTCATACTACGGCGGGAATCACGATTAATGAGAATGCGGATCCCGATGTTTCCCGGGATATGCTGAGGCGCCTGGATGAGATCTGCCCTTGGGATATAGCCCAGGATAAGCACGGGGAAGGGAATTCGGCAGCCCATTTGAAAGCCAGCCTGATGGGAAGCTCTCAGACTGTCATAATCAAAGAGGGAAGATTGCTTTTAGGCCGTTGGCAAGGGGTTTATTTTTGTGAATTCGATGGACCTCGCTCCAGAGAGTGTTTTGTAAAGATATTGGCTTAAAAAATAATTGTAGGGCAAAGGCAAGTACCCATTTTGGAAGTAAGTACTTGAAAGGGAAACATGAGTGAACTTATAGTTGAAAAGCACGAAGAAAAGACTCAAAATATCAGGACAAAAGCCGTCAGAGGGACGATATTTACCCTTATTGGCGGGATCAGTTGGGGATTTTCCGGTGCCTGCGGACAATACCTTTTTTCCGTGAAGGGGATCGACCCTCATTGGGTTACAGTGGTACGGATGTTTATAGCGGGGCTGATTTTATTTTCTTTGGTTTTATTTAAACATAGAAAGCAAATGATAGGTTTGTTCAGCAATACAAAGGATCGCTGGACACTTATCGCCTTTAGCTTATTTGGGCTTATCTCTTGTCAATACACCTATTTATTGGCCATATCGTATACCAATGCGGGAACAGCGACTGTGCTGCAGTATTTAGGGCCGTTATTAATTATGATTTTCGTTTGCGGAATAGATAGGCGCTTACCGACGAAGACAGAAGGCATTGCTATTGTTTTAGCTGTAACCGGTACCTTTTTATTGGCTACCCATGGGAATCTCAGCAACCTTGTCATATCTACCCAAGGGCTTTTCTGGGGACTGATGTCCGCTTTAGGATTGATGCTTTATACGATCATTCCGGGGAGGATTATTGGCAGATGGGGGAGCATCGTCGTTACAGGCTGTGGAATGTTAATCGGTGGGACAATCCTGCTTATATTTATTCGACCTTGGCAGATTCCCGTTTCCCTGGATTGGCAGGTGTTCTGGGGGATGTTGGCTATTATCGTGATCGGGACGGTTGTGTCTTTTACTTTGTATTTACAGGGGGTCAGTGATATTGGGCCTGTAAAGGCTAGTATGATCGCCAGTGTAGAACCTGTGTCAGCTGCTTTGTTCTCCGCTTTTTGGTTGAACACGGCTTTTGTCTGGCTCGATATTATAGGGTTTGCCTTAATTATTACCACAGTGATTCTTTTGACAAGGAAGGGAAGCTGAGAATAGATTGGATTAATGGACTTGTATTTTTTCTGTTAAAGAGCGGTACAATTAACTAAAAACAGGAATATATAGCCAGATATTGTTTCGAATTAACCGAATGTTTTCCCTAAAATATGTTAATTCTACTTAATAGAAAAAAGTATTTGACAAGTAAAGCTAGTCCATGTATTATAGTTATTGCGCTAGCGGCCCATTGGTCAAGCGGCCTAAGACACCGCCCTTTCACGGCGGTAACACGGGTTCGAATCCCGTATGGGTCACCAAAATTCGGGCGATTAGCTCAGCTGGGAGAGCGCCTGCCTTACAAGCAGGATGTCGGCAGTTCGATCCTGTCATCGCCCACCAAAATCCGGCCCCGTGGTGTAGTGGTTAACATGCCTGCCTGTCACGCAGGAGATCGTCGGTTCAAGTCCGATCGGGGTCGCCATTTTAATTTTATAAGCGGGAAACACAATGTGGGTAGATGGCCGAGTGGTTAAAGGCGGCAGACTGTAAATCTGTTCCGAAAGGTACGGTGGTTCGAATCCATCTCTACCCACCACTAAACATCGCGGAGTGGAGCAGCGGTAGCTCGTCGGGCTCATAACCCGAAGGTCGTCGGTTCAAATCCGGCCTCCGCAACCAAGGTTTTAAGTCAACAGCAGTTGATTTAAAAATAGATAGGATAGGGATGTCGCCAAGCGGTAAGGCACCAGACTTTGACTCTGGCATTCGTAGGTTCGAATCCTGCCATCCCTGCCATTTTATGAGCCATTAGCTCAGTCGGTAGAGCACCTGACTTTTAATCAGGGTGTCCCGCGTTCGAGTCGCGGATGGCTCACCATTTTATCATTCAACGACATGCGGGTGTAACTCAGTGGTAGAGTGTCACCTTGCCAAGGTGAAAGTCGCGAGTTCGAATCTCGTCACCCGCTCCAAAGACATGCGCTCGTAGCTCAGCTGGATAGAGCGTCTGACTACGAATCAGAAGGCCAGGGGTTCGAATCCCTTCGAGCGCACCATTTCAATTTTAGATAATCCTCAATGCCGTTATAGCTCAGTTGGTAGAGCGCATCCTTGGTAAGGATGAGGTCACCGGTTCAAATCCGGTTAACGGCTCCACAAACAATGCGGGAGTGGCGGAACTGGCAGACGCGCACGTTTGAGGGGCGTGTGGGTAACACCGTATGGGTTCAAGTCCCATCTTCCGCACCAAAAAGTAGTCTTTCGGAGAAGTACTCAAGTGGCTGAAGAGGACGGTTTGCTAAACCGTTAGAGTGGGTAACTGCTGCGAGGGTTCGAATCCCTCCTTCTCCGCCAGTCATAACACTATTCCTCGATAGCTCAATGGTGGAGCAACCGGCTGTTAACCGGTAGGTTGCAGGTTCGAGTCCTGCTCGGGGAGCCATGGCAGGGTAGCCAAGTGGTCTAAGGCAAGTGGTTCATACCCGCTCATTCGAGAGTTCAAATCTCTCCCCTGCTACCACACCTGCGGGTGTAGCTCAATGGTAGAGCGCTAGCCTTCCAAGCTAGTTACGTGAGTTCGATTCTCATCACCCGCTCCATAGGCAAGATTTAACCGTACTGATGTCAGTACGGTTTTTTTCACGATCAGACTTTCATGCTGAAAAGCAAGCATTTCCTCGGTAGAAAATGCTACTTAATTAAAAACTTAAGGTGCTGTTAAAATAAATTAAATAATTGTAGGTGAATTTTAGATAATAAGCAGACCAAAATAGTCAGTTAAGAGTGTATAGAATGGCGTATAAAAGCAGTATATATGGGTGATATAAGATTAAACTACTTTTTTAAATAAACGTGTTGACATTTATGCTCGATTCGGATATACTAACAAATGTTCCGCTAAAACGGCCCATTGGTCAAGCGGCCTAAGACACCGCCCTTTCACGGCGGTAACACGGGTTCGAATCCCGTATGGGTCACCAAAATTCGGGCGATTAGCTCAGCTGGGAGAGCGCCTGCCTTACAAGCAGGATGTCGGCAGTTCGATCCTGTCATCGCCCACCAAAATCCGGCCCCGTGGTGTAGTGGTTAACATGCCTGCCTGTCACGCAGGAGATCGTCGGTTCAAGTCCGATCGGGGTCGCCATTTTAATTTTATAAGCGGGAAACACAATGTGGGTAGATGGCCGAGTGGTTAAAGGCGGCAGACTGTAAATCTGTTCCGAAAGGTACGGTGGTTCGAATCCATCTCTACCCACCACTAAACATCGCGGAGTGGAGCAGCGGTAGCTCGTCGGGCTCATAACCCGAAGGTCGTCGGTTCAAATCCGGCCTCCGCAACCAAGGTTTTAAGTCAACAGCAGTTGATTTAAAAATAGATAGGATAGGGATGTCGCCAAGCGGTAAGGCACCAGACTTTGACTCTGGCATTCGTAGGTTCGAATCCTGCCATCCCTGCCATTTTATGAGCCATTAGCTCAGTCGGTAGAGCACCTGACTTTTAATCAGGGTGTCCCGCGTTCGAGTCGCGGATGGCTCACCATTTTATCATTCAACGACATGCGGGTGTAACTCAGTGGTAGAGTGTCACCTTGCCAAGGTGAAAGTCGCGAGTTCGAATCTCGTCACCCGCTCCAAAGACATGCGCTCGTAGCTCAGCTGGATAGAGCGTCTGACTACGAATCAGAAGGCCAGGGGTTCGAATCCCTTCGAGCGCACCATTTCAATTTTAGATAATCCTCAATGCCGTTATAGCTCAGTTGGTAGAGCGCATCCTTGGTAAGGATGAGGTCACCGGTTCAAATCCGGTTAACGGCTCCACAAACAATGCGGGAGTGGCGGAACTGGCAGACGCGCACGTTTGAGGGGCGTGTGGGTAACACCGTATGGGTTCAAGTCCCATCTTCCGCACCAAAAAGTAGTCTTTCGGAGAAGTACTCAAGTGGCTGAAGAGGACGGTTTGCTAAACCGTTAGAGTGGGTAACTGCTGCGAGGGTTCGAATCCCTCCTTCTCCGCCAGTCATAACACTATTCCTCGATAGCTCAATGGTGGAGCAACCGGCTGTTAACCGGTAGGTTGCAGGTTCGAGTCCTGCTCGGGGAGCCATGGCAGGGTAGCCAAGTGGTCTAAGGCAAGTGGTTCATACCCGCTCATTCGAGAGTTCAAATCTCTCCCCTGCTACCACACCTGCGGGTGTAGCTCAATGGTAGAGCGCTAGCCTTCCAAGCTAGTTACGTGAGTTCGATTCTCATCACCCGCTCCATAGGCAAGATTTAACCGTACTGATGTCAGTACGGTTTTTTGTTGTTATAGGCTTGAGCCTATTGAGCGAAAGCGGTAGGCCTATCTTCCGGGGCGTGTTTCAACCAGGACGCATTCATGGGTGATTAACTTGATATGGTTTTCGCGCCCCTTTGATAAAGCTTCATCACTCTCGGCGCCAGGCTGCATCCAGATTCTTTTGATACCTAACTGGGCACATTGGTCGACAATTTGTTCCGATATATGGGGAGGAACGATGAGGCTGACCACATCAGGAAGAACGGGTAAGGCATTTAATGAGGGGAAGCAAGGTTCGCCGTCTATCTCTGAGAGTTTTGGATTAATAGGATAGACTGTATAACCGGATTGTTTGAGCCTATGGTATACTTTAGTGCCAAATTTAGCCGGATCCTTAGAGACTCCAACAACTGCCCAGGTCTTCTGTTCTAAGAACTCTTCAATGTACTTTCGCATTTTTTTCTCTCCTTAACTTTCTTTTATATTATCGATAAGAATTAATATCACCATTTAGCTCTTTTTAAATCGTTTGATCAGCGAAATCTGGTCTTCCATTAGATGATAAATCGAAAAAATCAGAGAGATGAACTAATTAATATTAGTTTTCTCCATAATTAATATACAATTTACTTAGAAAAGTTGCTATAATGTTCTTGAAATTAAATATAGAGAGTTGAGTTGATTTTTCGTAAGAAAAGTCATAAGGGAAGTCAGTTAAGCTGACGCGGTGCCCGCCACTGTAAGAGGGAGTTGACTCACAATGATGTCACTGGATTATTATCTGGGAAGACGTGGGTTAATGATGAACTTGAGCCAGGAAACCTGCTTACTCTCTAAATTCAAGGAACCTACGGGATGTTGGGGAGGTGGATATCAGTGTTCAAGATATTCTTATCTGATACAGGATAGCAAACCCTTCTGCAAAGAAGGGTTTTTTGCATATCAGATAAGTATCAGATGTATATAGGCTTAAGGTGTACATGGCACCTGCATTGAGGTTATTTCACAAAGAATTTGTCCTATCAAAAGTGAAGGAGTGGGGAGTATGTCCAAACGAATACAGCTCTTTGTTGGTTTAGTCCTAATGATGTTTTTAATTCCCTATAAAGCATCGGCTATGCATATTATGGAGGGTTTTTTACAGCCGGGTTGGGCGATTTCCTGGGGAGCTTTAACCATACCCTTTGTCGTGTTAGGTATCTTTTCGATCAAGAAAACGATCTCCCTTAATCCACGGCTGAAAATTCTTTTAGCCATGGCAGGAGCTTTTGTTTTTGTTCTGTCTGCTCTTAAATTGCCCTCGGTTACCGGGAGCTGCTCGCACCCAACAGGGGTAGGTTTTGGTGCGATCCTTTTTGGACCGACGGCTATGGCGGTTATTGGAGTTATTGTTCTTTTGTTTCAGGCATTGCTCCTGGCCCATGGTGGATTGACTACCTTAGGAGCCAATACTTTTTCCATGGCAGTGGTCGGTCCTTTTGTCGCTTATGGTGTTTATAAACTTGTACAAAAATTCAAAGGCCCCCAATGGTTAGGTGTGTTTCTGGCTGCTTCCTTAGGTGATTTATCCACCTATGTAACCACATCGATTCAACTGGCCCTGGCCTTCCCTTCAGAAGTCGGAGGAATTGCTGCTTCTCTTACTAAATTTATGAGCATCTTTGCTGTAACGCAAATCCCGCTGGCTATTAGTGAAGGGATACTGACTGTAATCATCTTCAATGCACTGGCCAGCTACGGAAAAAGTGAGCTGCAAGATCTTAAGCTGTTGACAAAGGAGGCGTAAAGATGGCGAATTCAGGTGTAGAACAAACAAAGCGATCGACTTTAAAGATTAATCTGTTGTTATTACTGCTCGTGGTTGCCATAACTGTGGCTCCGTTAATTCTTATCAAGGACGCTGAATTTGGCGGGGCAGATGGCTTGGCGGAGGAAGAAATCATGACTATTCAGGAGGATTATGAGCCTTGGTTTTCCCCCTTCTTTGAGCCTGCCAGTGGGGAAATTGAGAGTCTGCTCTTTGCCCTTCAAGCAGGCTTAG
Coding sequences within it:
- a CDS encoding secondary thiamine-phosphate synthase enzyme YjbQ: MIHTLRLETQKRNQWIDITFLIEGFLQNSQIKDGAAIIYCPHTTAGITINENADPDVSRDMLRRLDEICPWDIAQDKHGEGNSAAHLKASLMGSSQTVIIKEGRLLLGRWQGVYFCEFDGPRSRECFVKILA
- a CDS encoding DMT family transporter; the protein is MSELIVEKHEEKTQNIRTKAVRGTIFTLIGGISWGFSGACGQYLFSVKGIDPHWVTVVRMFIAGLILFSLVLFKHRKQMIGLFSNTKDRWTLIAFSLFGLISCQYTYLLAISYTNAGTATVLQYLGPLLIMIFVCGIDRRLPTKTEGIAIVLAVTGTFLLATHGNLSNLVISTQGLFWGLMSALGLMLYTIIPGRIIGRWGSIVVTGCGMLIGGTILLIFIRPWQIPVSLDWQVFWGMLAIIVIGTVVSFTLYLQGVSDIGPVKASMIASVEPVSAALFSAFWLNTAFVWLDIIGFALIITTVILLTRKGS
- a CDS encoding CoA-binding protein, which produces MRKYIEEFLEQKTWAVVGVSKDPAKFGTKVYHRLKQSGYTVYPINPKLSEIDGEPCFPSLNALPVLPDVVSLIVPPHISEQIVDQCAQLGIKRIWMQPGAESDEALSKGRENHIKLITHECVLVETRPGR
- a CDS encoding energy-coupling factor ABC transporter substrate-binding protein, translated to MANSGVEQTKRSTLKINLLLLLLVVAITVAPLILIKDAEFGGADGLAEEEIMTIQEDYEPWFSPFFEPASGEIESLLFALQAGLGAGVIGFGLGYYKGRNKTV
- a CDS encoding nuclease-related domain-containing protein codes for the protein MFFWKREKEVKKITPELKTARETWQGKKYKTNYYSYNSVRRRDSLRSKKQRKHEIGEYKLEVELTHLPRCFRRLSNLLLKTKGGFQQIDHLLISPYGIFLLEVNNLSGLIVGEEEDPKWYQSITWRVKPFPNPILENQVRIKVLQELAGLDETIPVFSYVTFNRRCNLKVFSSVVFYDIDLLASIIKLTQNQPVVLCDEEILQIIERIEKINVTELGIRNEYAARQRRERMQHRPKYGDIRCSICQKAVNERMARYCLNRPEKFAWKIYCEKHQREMTRVVRREYTQREEYEEIGNGKGRERHDTYVKTGDPKKESMD
- a CDS encoding energy-coupling factor ABC transporter permease, whose translation is MSKRIQLFVGLVLMMFLIPYKASAMHIMEGFLQPGWAISWGALTIPFVVLGIFSIKKTISLNPRLKILLAMAGAFVFVLSALKLPSVTGSCSHPTGVGFGAILFGPTAMAVIGVIVLLFQALLLAHGGLTTLGANTFSMAVVGPFVAYGVYKLVQKFKGPQWLGVFLAASLGDLSTYVTTSIQLALAFPSEVGGIAASLTKFMSIFAVTQIPLAISEGILTVIIFNALASYGKSELQDLKLLTKEA